GTTAGCTTGATGTGAGAGAAGGTGTGGACCACCTGGAGGAGGGTCAAGGGGCTGAAACAGGCCTATGGATGTGCCCACACAAGCCATcactcctgcccctcccactgctcactCACCTGCCCAAGGTGCTGGaggtgggaggctgggaggggcccAGCCCAACTCTGCAGTTCCTGCAGCAGGGCCTCACGCTGACATCGCCCTGAGGCCTCTGCGGTCACTGATGGGAACTCCCACAGTCCTGCCAGCAAACCTGAGGGAAAGCACAGACATGGTGGTCAGAACTTAGCTGCTGACTCCTCCATTTCTCCCTTATAGTTCAGGCCACTGCCCTCACTCCGAGGATCTAGGTACCTGAACTGGGCCTCTGCACCAGCAGAATTTGAGgacccccaggggccctgggctGCTCTAGAACACAAATGGCAGAGCGCTCCTCCCTGGGGGGCCTGCGGCTGGCCTTCCTGGGAAAGTTGGTCACTCCCAGGGTCTGGTCCCAGGGCTCTGTGGGATGCGCACACAGCTGGCACTGTTCAGTGCTGGAAGCTGGAAAGAGAGATCCGCAAGCGCCACTCAGGCAGGTGAGCTTTGGTGCCAAGCCCAGAGAGAGGCCATGGCCCGGCTCTGCAGAATCTTATTCAGGTTGCCAGGATAAACTGGAATGAGGCTTCCAGCAGCAGCTCCTGGATGGCGCAGTACAGGCTGGGGCTGGCACTTACCACACTCCTCCACGTCGGGGCTGCCTGGCAGGCTCTGGGAGGCTAAGAGCTTTCCCCGTTCCACCTAAGAGGCATAAGGCAGATGTCATGGGGTAGGGGTCGCCCTCTAggagccctgcctgccccttccccagatGGCTCACCTTCTGGTGTGCCCGGCACAGGCTCCGCACAGGGCACTGGCTGCAGCGCGGGTGCTGTGGGGTGCACACTAGGGCCCCCAGCTCCATGGCTGCCTGGTTAAAATCCCCGGGCCGGGCTGGGTCTACCAGCTGCTGGGCTAAGCCCCTATAAGGAAACACTGCTGTGAACCAAAGACCCTTTGGAGACACCCTTCCCAGTCTTCCCATGACCCCGATATCCTACCAGAGATGCTGGGAGACAAGGGTGCTGCTGGAATCAGCACCAATGGCTCTGACACGGCATAGCACCCGTATTACGTTCCCATCTACCACACCGGTTGCCTGGCATAGAGGAACCCAGGAGTCAGCCTGGTCTGGGAGGAAGGGGGGTGGGCACACACAATGTGGGGGTGGGCTATGGGCTCACCTGTCCAAAGGCAATGGAGGCAATGGCTCCTGCTGTGTACCGCCCCACGCCAGGCAGGAGCCGCTGCAGGGACTCTGCTGTATGTGGCACATGGCCCCCTAGCTCCTCTACCACCTGGTTGGGGTGGGAAGGCTCCAGGTTATGAGACACCTGAGGTCCTGGGGCTCACCCCTTTAACCTTGTGACTCCCTTACCTTCCGAGCTCCTTGCTGCAGCCGCCGGCCTCGAGAGTAGTAACCCAGGCCAGCCCAGAGCTGGTTCACCTCCTGTGGGTGAGATCAGAGGGATCAGTGGTCAGTCCCCCATTGTCCCATTCCCCCTACCCCGGGCTCTTACCTCCAGGGAAGCACTGGCTAGGTCCTGCAGCGTTGGCCACTTCTACAGCTCCAAGGTGATCAAAAAGAAGTGAGACCAAGGTTGAGGGAGGTAAAGGAAGCCTTTTTTACCCCACCCCAAAGGCTAGGCTCTCTATGGGGTCTGGCTCATgacctccccttccttccctaaAGTCACCTGCATCCATCGAGTATAATAGTCGATCACCGTTGCGACCTGGGTCTGCTGCAGCATGACCTCTGAGACCCACACTGGGGGAGAGGGGTTGGCATGAGGGCGCTGCGGAGCTCCCCTGCTCTCAGCACACAGCCCCTGGGCCCCAGACCAGTGGGCATCTGGGCAAAGCAGCCTCACTCCCAAGAGATGCACTCACCAGCGTACGCCCGCCTGTCCAGATCCacctcaccctctgcctgccaACGCAATCCCAGATGAAGAGTCAGGATGGAGAGAGCTGGGCACCGACCTCCCACCACACTGTCCTGTCGCCTGCTTACCAGCCTTCTCCAGGGCAGGTTCCGCTTCTCTCGGTCGTACCAGTTCAGTAGGTTCTCCCGAAAGGCCATGACCTCGGCTGTGTCTCTGAACAGATGGTATGAGGAGACAGAGGCCTGCCATGCCGCCTCCTCCTGCCGTTTGGCCAAGCCTGCTGGGGGCCTCAGGAGACTCAGGCATTGCCCCTGCACAGGCTGTATACCAACTGCCCAGGGCACTGCGGCCTGCTCTCCCACTGAGAGCttcccccagccccaaccccttGCTTAGGCCTTGGACTTGGAGTCAGACCAGAATTCTCCAGTGGTGTGTTACCATAGCCGGATTTCTGGTCTGAACTTTCCCAGGGTGGTTCTGCTGCCTCCTTTGCCTCTGGGTCACTATGAAAGCCCAACAGTTTCAGCTAAGCATAATGTATACCTGTGCAGGGCTTTTCCACTTATAAAACATATTCAGGCTCATAAACTCATTTGATCCCATGAAAGCCACATGAGGAAGGAAATGCACAAACAATTGCTCCATTTCACTGGTAGGAAAGCAGCCATTCAGAGCAATTATCCCAAAGTTATAGAGCAAAGTCAGAATTAGATCCTTAATTAGTTCCTTCAGGCCCTGACACATACCACGCTTCCTTCCCAGCCTGAATCTCCCTCCCCTCATGGCCAATGAAACCAGCACCTTCATCTTTGACTAGGACCAAGCTCCTCACCTGCAGCGGTAGAAGGCTTGACCTGGCTGCTGCTGAGGACAcgtttctcccttccctcttgcCTGGATGCCTGCTTCCTAAGACGACTTCTCACAGCTGCTTGTGGCTTCTTCATGATAGCCTAGAAGAGAAAGGCCCAAAGTAGTCACAATGAGGCTGAATCTTAGGGCCCCACAGTGGGTACAGCCACCTCCCTTTCTATAACATTCATTATAGGGTGGCTAGCTTTACTCACTCTCCAGAGGCTCAGGAGTTTGCTCTTGGCCGGCTGCGCACTGAGGTAGGACCATTCAGGCTGAGTTTCTGCAAGTGACTTCAGAGGGACCAATATTAGCATAATCTTGGAGACACAAGATaagaggccagggctgggctgggtccTGTGTGGGAGCACCTGTGTGTCTCAGATGCTCACTGTGActgtgtgtgtggagaggggtTTATTAGGTGTGTCCAGAAGCATGGGGCGGGTAGGAAGTTTATCTGCTTAGAGATGTAGGATATTTGCAATGAAACAGCCTTGAACTATCATGCATTCAAACTTCCATTCTACAGAAAGGTTTCCAAGGGTCAAAGATGGGAAAAGATTTGCCTGAGAGCAGATGGCaagttggggtggtggtgggaggagatgtgctatttttattcctaatcttttttttttttcctaatctttcCTTGATCTAGTAAACCAAAGCTGGCTGCCCCCTGGTAATGAGAAATGTATCTGATTGATCTTCACTGTTCCCTCACTGTTCTTTTGGTGCCCTTTTCTCGAACAGAGCTAACAGCCAGTGAGGGCTTACTACATGCCAGACCCTATGCTAAGAGTTTTACCAAATTCTCACTCAACCTCCAGACAACTCCGTTAAGTATATGCTAATATTACCTCTATTTTAATTATGAGGAAATTCAGGCTTGTAGAGATTAAGCAACTTGTCCACCCAAACCCAAAAGGTCTGCCTCCAGAGACTGCACTCCTGTGCTGTACCACACTACAGTCCCTACCGAGCCCCTGGTTCAAACTCTTTCCTTCAAACTTGACTTCACCCCATTTTCATCAAGAGCTTGCCTCctccttcagagaaaaaaaatgaatgtacaaATTTACACTGCACTTACCTGCATTCTCCTTCTCCTCATTATATGAAAGAATGGTCTCTCCTAACTTGACTGAGCTCAAGGTCTTGCTCCTCAATCCTTTTTACAAAACCCACTCTCTTCTTCATAGCCAAACTCCCTTCATAAAACTAACACCATAATTCATTCTACAATCCATTCTCCAGAGTAAAGCAGCCTTTTAAGACATGATGTTACTTTCTTACTTAAAACCTTCAATAGCTTCCCACTAATTcactgaataaatttttttttaagattttatttatttattcatgagagacacagagagaggcagagacacaggcagagcaagcaggctccatgcagggagcccgacatgggactagatcccaggtctccaggatcacgccctgggccaaaggcggcgctaaaccgctgagccacccaggctgccccactgaGTAAATTTTTATGTAGTGCCTATGTGCCGAGCAGTTTTAAATACTTGGAATACTTCAGTAAATAACACACCAGAGGTTCCTGTTCTTGTGGAACTTATATTCTAATGGGGGGGTGGTGGCAAACAATAATAAGCAAATTATACAGGATATTGAGTGATACGTACTAGCATAAAGAGGAAATGTAGGGTGGGTTAAGGGGAAAAGGAGTGGTGATGGTGGAAtgttgcaaatttatttttttttaagattttttatttatttattagagagagagcaagagagcatgagtgggggtggggcggaggtggggagaggagaagcagactccctgctgagcacggagcccaccggaggactcaatcccaggacccaaggatcaggacctgagccaaaggcagatgcttaaccaactgagccatccagacgccccAGAATGTTGCAATTTAAAAGCACatggttgggacgcctgggtggctcagtggttgagcgtctgtttttggctcagggcattatcctggagacccgggattgagtcacacatcaggctccctgcctctctctctgtctcccattaaaaaaaaaaaaaaaaaatatatatatatatatatatatatatatatatatatatatatatatatttaaataaaataaataaaaccacacagtCAAGGTGGGCCTTATTAAAGTGATACCTGATACCTGATCAATGATTTAAGGCAACTGAAGGAGTTAGCCAAAGGCATCCTAAAGAAGAGCTAGTGCAATAGCCCTAAGGAAAGTGCCTGGTGTGTTTGCAGAATAATAAGGAAGCCAGTGTGGTTCAAATGGTGGCCAAAGAAGGAGGAGTAGTAGATGAGGTCAGAAGTAAAGAAAGTAGGGCCCACAGGATCACTAAGTGCATTGTGAGCCACTGGAGGACCTTGGCTATCACATCCATTGCTCTGAGAACCCAGTCCTCTTAATATAGTTGTGTAGGGTCCAAAGATCCCCACCTGCCTCATCCCCTCACTCACTGTGCTCCAGCCCTATTTGCCTAAATAGTTGCGTCAATCTCCCCACATGTCTACCCACCTTGACCACCAAATCCGTTCCCTCTATTTGGACAGCTCATACTCTGTGCTTCATCTAACAGTTACTCATTCTTTCAGGTCTTGACTTAAATGTCCAAAtcagcaccccctccccaaatctTACCCTCTTGTGTAATTCTCCATTCTTCCTCTTATACTAATTGTAatttcacattttgtttctttgatcaGTATCCACTTCCCCGACTTGGCTACAAAACTCCATAAACTGACAGTAGAGTCCCTAGAGCGGAGCACTGGCCCAGGTAAGTTGTATACAACAAGAACTGTTAAGTTAATTAACCAGATAAGAGATAGTAAgaggttttccttctttaaaatgggagaaacccctgggatccctgggtggcgcagcggtttggcgcctgctttttggcccagggcgcgaacctggagacccaggatcgaatcccacgtcgggctcccggtgcatggagcctgcttctccctctgcctatgtctcggcctctctctctctctcactgtgtgactatcacaaataaataaaagttaaaaaattattttaaaaaaattaaataaaatgggagaaaccCGAACAATGAAAAAGACTCCGTGGAGAGAAAGGCTGAAGATGGAGCTACGAACAGTGAATAGCACAGTGAATAGCCAAGGATAAGGGGTTGAGGCTCCTTGGTGGGTGGAGAGGATGGGAGCTGGAGCCCCTGACAAAGAACGTCTCCCACGGTACCAGGAGTCAAGTGCGATCACCCTCTAGGTGAACTTACACCTCCTCGGGGCTTACAATTTGTCCCCTCCTCGCCGTCCCCACTTGCCGGAGCATTAATTCAAGTCCCGGTTATCAGCCGCCGGGATTACCAAGGCTTCCCTGCCGGTCGGGGGTTCTGCCCCTCTGGCAGCCCGAGTCCTCCCCTTCTCACTTCCTGGAGGTGAGGTCGCATCCTCCCAGTGGATTGGCCTACGCCCCCGGGCCGCGCGGCCTCACCgcccctggggcccggggcccccacccccggccgcgCGGAGGACCCGGGAGCGGAAAGGCAGCCCATGCTCCCGCCGGGAATTACCTCCCGCTCGGTCTCCCGCGCGCCGCGCCGCCGCACCCCGGGGGGCGTGGCCCCGGCCGATAGGCCCCGGAGCGCGCCGCCCCGCCTCCTCCGCGCCGCCCCGGGACGTGCGAGCGGAAGTCCGAGTGGCGGGCGACGCGGCGATTCCGAGGGTGAGGCCCCGCCCCGTCCCTGCCCGACCGCGGGAGCCGCGCGGAGAGCGGAGGCGGAAGCGCCGCGTACCCCCGGCTGCTCGGCGAGGGGCGCGCCGTGTCATGGCCGCCGACGGCGACGGTGCCGCGGCCTCGGCCCCAGCGGTCCCTGACGGTGAGTGGCTTCCCGCCTTAAGCCCCCGTGCGCCCGGAGAAGGGAAGGCCTCGGGCTCTTGGCTCTAGAAACCGACCTCCACGTTCAGAAGGACTAGCGCGTTCCTTCTGAACCAGCCACGAGACCACAATTCCCGGTGGCCACCGCGCCTCCGCGGCGAAAGCCTGGCTTGGTGGGAGCGTGTCGGGAGGTGTAGTCTAGAGCCCGCGGTTGCGTTAAGTGGAGCAGGTGGGGGTCGGGGGCCGGAGCCAGTGGGACGAATTGGGAGCCTGGGTGCGAGGAACTGGGGCGCCGTGGGAACAGTACTGTGGAGCTGTGTGGGGTGTTAGAGTCGCACTCCTCAAGCCCTGCGAAAGGTTTCCCGCGGGATGTGGGAAAACCACCTCCCGGATCGTCTAGTCCGGCCTTCCTCTTCTAAAGATTGTGAGGCTGAGGGGAGAAGTCCTCTTCCCAAAGCTTCACATAAGCCACGGGAAGATGCAGGCGCCCTCTGTCTCCCCAGATTCAGTGCACGGCTCATTCCGAGGTCTGTGGGACACAAAGGCTCGGAGGGCAGAGTTGCCATCTCTGGCCTCAGCGAAACTGCCCCCGAGCGTCCCTGCCCCGGCCATGGCCTGCTTGGTGTCTGTTTCCCCGGGCCCCTCCTGAGCCTCCACACCCGTCGCTCTCCTTGCCCTCAGGTGGCGTGGGCAAGAGCACCAAGTCTGGGGAGGAGCCAGTAGCCCAGGTCCCCGTGGTGGATGTGCAGAGTGACAACTTCAAGGAGATGTGGCCATCGCTCCTGCTGGCCCTAAAGACTGCTAGCTTTGTGGCCGTGGACACggtgaggggtggggatggggacagtGGGTAGTTGGGAAAGGGCTGGCGCCGGGAACCTAACGCAGACTCTCCCTTCACGCGCTCATAGGAACTGAGTGGGCTTGGTGACAGGAAGAGTTTGCTGAACCAGTAAGTATACGCCTGACCTTAGTGCCAGCCTTGGCAGGAGGGGCAGACCTCCCCTGGAGTAGCGGTCCCAGGCCTGGGGGGTTTGAGGGCTGACTCCCAGCCATAGCCACCCCTAAACCCAACCCCAAGGTGCATCGAGGAACGTTACAAGTCCGTGTGTCATGCTGCCAGAACCCGTTCTGTTCTCTCCCTGGGCCTCGCCTGCTTCAAGCAGCAGCCAGACAAGGTACAGGCTGCTCTCGTTCCTGTCCCTGCTGTGGCTGAGGGGAGGAGGGTTGAGGTCCTGGGGAGCATCAGGCTAGGGGTGTTTTTATCCCAAATCCTGAGGTAGTGGATCCTTTTTCTCTCAGGGCGAACACTCCTACCTGGCTCAGGTGTTCAATTTGACACTGCTGTGCATGGAGGAGTATGTGATAGAGCCAAAGTCTGTGCAGTTCTTAGTACAGCATGGCTTCAACTTCAACCGCCAGTATGCTCAAGGGATCCCTTACCACAAGGGCAATGACAAGGTAGGTCTCCAGCCTTGAGCCTGCCCCTTCTGTGACTTCACCCCCTCTTGCCCTAGGCCGGGCGCCTGCGAAGTATGGGAAGTCCCTAGGGGGCTGGGGAAACCAGCGTGACCCACGGGAATCCGGCCCTGGgtagagcagggagggagagctTTCCAGGTAGGGGAGCCAGGGAGAAGGGCCCCGAGAAGAGGCCCCTCCGGGACTGCCCTTCCGCTGACCCCTTTCCTTCCACCCAGGGCGATGAGAGTCAGAGCCAGTCAGTCAGGACGCTGTTCCTGGAGCTGATCCGGGCCCGCCGGCCCCTGGTGCTGCACAACGGCCTCATAGACTTGGTGTTCCTGTACCAGAACTTCTACGCACACCTGCCTGAGAGTTTGGGAACCTTCACTGCTGACCTGTGTGAAATGTTCCCAGCCGGCATTTATGACACCAAATACGCTGCTGAGTTTCATGCGCGCTTCGTGGCCTCTTATCTAGAGTATGCTTTCCGGAAATGGTGAGGAACTGGTcgagggggcgggggctgggacAAGCCTGTTTTATGGACCTAaggtatttactgagtgcctactgtgtgccaggcactgttttaggtgcTGAGGATTCAGCAGTGAGCAAAACTGACCAAAACCCTTATGGAGTTTATATGCTAGTGGACCAATACCTTCTTCCGCTGTTTCAGTGAGCGGGAAAACGGGAAGCAGCGGGCAGCCGGCAGCCCACACCTCAGCCTGGAGTTCTGCAGCTATCCTCCTAGCATGAGGGCTCACATTGACTACCGCTGCTGCATGCCCCCTGCAACCCACCGTCCTCATTCCACCAGCGTCTGTGACAACTTTTCGGTGAGAGCACCCACCCATTTCTTGGGGAAGGGGAGGTTCTGATGCCTGGAACCCCTCTCTCAGCCTCTTTCCTGCCTCTAGGCCTATGGTTGGTGTCCCCTGGGACCACAGTGTCCTCGGTCCCATGATATTGACCTCATCATTGATACTGATGAGGCTGTGGTGGAGGACAAGCGGCGACGGCGGCGACGTAGGGAAAAAAGGCGGAGGGCTTTGTTGGGCCTGCCCGGGAAACAGACCTCTGAGGAGAATGAGGATGGTCCTCCCGTGAAACAGGTCTGTGGGGATGGCCTCAAAGCTGAAGAAATTGAGCAGGAGGTGGCTGAGGATGAGAGTAGGAGCCAGCCTGGCTTGGAGCGAGCGCACAAAAATGACTTGGAGATGGGCATTAGAGTCGCAGGGCTGGAAACAGCTGATACGGCTACCTCAGAAGCACCAGAGAGTCAAGCCAGTCCTCACCCAGTGCCTGGGGACGGATTGCATCGGGCGGGTTTTGATGCCTTTATGACAGGTTACGTGATGGCCTATGTGGGAGTGAGCCAGGGACCCCAGCCCTGTAGCTCTGGACCCTGGCTACCTGAATGCCACAACAAGGTATACCTGAGTGGCAAAGCTGTCCCCCTCACGGTGGCCAAGAGCCAGTTTTCCCGTTCCTCCAAAGCCCACAATCAGAAGATGAAGCTGGCTTGGGGCAACAGCTGACCCAGCTTCTGCCTAGGACTCAAGGCCTGGGAGGAGAACTGAGTGGAACAGAGGTGTCTGGGTCCCTCTAGGCTGTGAATGTCCTACTCCCACCTTCTACAGAGGGGGGCAGTCCTGGCAGAGACACTGCTGCACCACTTGTGGACCTTCCCGTTCCCCTAGAGGCTGAGGAACCAGGGTATACACAAGGAGGCTGGCCAGCACCTGTAacatagactttatttatttttaaatctgaaagtgTCTTAGGAAAAAGTATTACcaaaaaatcaacagaaacaagttatgaaaatatttgacCAGCTTCATCTTTGGTTATTTCTTATTGCGGCTCTGTAAGGACAGACTGTTCCCATAGCTCCAGCCACAGCAGGAGGGGAAGAAAATCAGTCCATGGATAAACCATTTAACCAACTGGGTGTATCACATGTTGACAAGTACATAGAGCAGACCCTGAGGCCTACAAAACCAGCCCCACTCCCAACCACAAGGCTGAAAGTCTTATGGGGCAGAACATTAAGACTCcttcataaatatgaaaatagattAATTGACTGGAAAAGATCTCTGAATAGGTTAGCTAAGAGCCATGACCACCACGCTGCCTCACCCTTGCATAGAAATGTAGTGCTGTGGTCTGGCTGTGCAGTAAGTGCAAACAGCAATTATTCAAGTGTCTTAAACATAGTGGCAAGAAGCTCCCCGGTCTTCAGGTCTGAGAAATAGCCATGCCCTTTATGGCTTCCTGGTTAGCTCCAAGGTTCCATCCAGAAGCTTATATGACCCAGGAAAGGGCAAAAGACAGACCTGGGGTGGGAGAAGAACCTGGGGTATTAGCTGCCTGCCAGCTCAAGCTAGAACTAGGAGTCCTCTGGTCCTGTCTGGGAGGTGCACTGGGAGTCCTGTGGGAGCCAGAGCTCCTTGCTAGCTTCCAGAACCTTGATATCGGCTGTTGGCCCTAACTAGGAAGGCCTTCCACCATTGCCTCCCCTCTCACACACAGCCATTGGGCACTTGGAGCCCCCAGATTGAGCCTGGCGTAGCTTAGCCTGCCTGCTCTGAGGCCGCAGGGAAGAGTCCAGGCTGTGCGCCAGGGGAGCCCTGTGGCTTCAACTGAAGGTCCACTTCCAGGTGAGCTGGGGATTAATCCCCCTCACCCATCGTGTTCTCCCTGGGGTTTCAGGCCCATGCCTGAGACACAGAAGGGGACTGGAGCCAAGCCTCTCGGCCTTTCTTCTTCTACCTCCATTTCCTCAGAGGCACCTGCAAGGCATGGACTGGCACCCCGGGGCCTGGGCCCGAAACCATTTTCTTCCTGGGGACTGGAGCAGTCCATAGCTTCATGAGCTAAAGCAGCTGGTAGGGCAGATGCTCGGAATGGTGggatctctctcactctgtacTTGAGACTATTGAGGCGTGGTGGGGGCCCATCAGATAGTGATTCTTCTCGGCCCACAAATGGACAGGCCTCTTGATGTAAGAACTCTGGTGAGCCGGGCAAAGAACGCCACCCGCGAGCAGGTGGGGCCAGGGGCTCCTGCCAGTCAGCCACGGGCAGAGTTCCGGGCCCTGGTGCATCCAGGTCAAATACCAGGGAGATGACCGACTTGCTGGGCAGGTCAAAGAACTTGATCTTGCCACCCTTGAGGTCCTGGCGAGCACTGAAAGGGTTGACTTTGGGGGTATGGGCAGCACCACCTTGTTGTGGCCGGTAGTATGGGTCCAAGACGTTCACTGTACGCAAGGGCTTACGGGAGAAGATGTCAGACTGGCTTCGGGATAACCAGATAGTACGTCTTGGGCGTGGAGATTTGGGAGGTATTTTGTCATCCAGTGTGCTCAGTCGCTTCACCCCAGGTCCTTTCTCCAAGAGTCCTGAGAAACAAGCAGTCAAATCAGGATTACGTTAGTCGTCCTAACAAACAGAAGCAGCACCTTGTGCCACAAAGTGTTGcactgatgaaaaaaacaaacttaaaggGAGGCGATATGCCAAGTCATAATATGCCAAGTCCACTACTTTTCCCATCgtctcctgcccctctgcccttcttctgGACACGGGATCCTGCAATGAGCCCTAGAGAGGAAGGCTCCACATCCTCATTCCCTCCCTTGGGGCAGGTGGAACACTCTGGTCGGATTTCTTACCCTTAGCTGTGGGCTGCAGCTTCCTGTCTGTCTGCAGCTCTTCTTCCTGTAAATGGCTCAGGATTTCCTCCAGGGTCTTCCCAATCTCCGCGAAGGTTGGGCGCAGTTTGGGGTCCATCTGTGGTTATCCACACCAGCCATTAGCCCTGCCCTCTTATCTTCCACCCCAAGGATGGcatttgagtctgtttctggtaTCTTTTAAGACTCAGAtacgcagggatccctgggtggcgtagcggtttggcgcctgcctttggcccagggcgcgatcctggagacccgggatcgagtcccacatcgggctccctgtgcatggagcctgcttctccctctgcctgtgtctctgcctctctctctctctctctctgtgactatcat
This region of Vulpes lagopus strain Blue_001 chromosome 23, ASM1834538v1, whole genome shotgun sequence genomic DNA includes:
- the MUTYH gene encoding adenine DNA glycosylase isoform X2, giving the protein MLRQVGTARRGQISLAETQPEWSYLSAQPAKSKLLSLWRAIMKKPQAAVRSRLRKQASRQEGREKRVLSSSQVKPSTAAGLAKRQEEAAWQASVSSYHLFRDTAEVMAFRENLLNWYDREKRNLPWRRLAEGEVDLDRRAYAVWVSEVMLQQTQVATVIDYYTRWMQKWPTLQDLASASLEEVNQLWAGLGYYSRGRRLQQGARKVVEELGGHVPHTAESLQRLLPGVGRYTAGAIASIAFGQATGVVDGNVIRVLCRVRAIGADSSSTLVSQHLWGLAQQLVDPARPGDFNQAAMELGALVCTPQHPRCSQCPVRSLCRAHQKVERGKLLASQSLPGSPDVEECASSTEQCQLCAHPTEPWDQTLGVTNFPRKASRRPPREERSAICVLEQPRAPGGPQILLVQRPSSGLLAGLWEFPSVTAEASGRCQREALLQELQSWAGPLPASHLQHLGQACFSPLTLLQVVHTFSHIKLTYQVYGLALEGQTPVTIVPPGARWLTREEFHTAAVSTAMKKVFRVYEGQQPGICKGSKRSQVSTPSSRKKPSPGQQLLDSFFRPLIPTDSSNLNSMAQ
- the MUTYH gene encoding adenine DNA glycosylase isoform X3 gives rise to the protein MLRQVGTARRGQISLAETQPEWSYLSAQPAKSKLLSLWRAIMKKPQAAVRSRLRKQASRQEGREKRVLSSSQVKPSTAAAGLAKRQEEAAWQASVSSYHLFRDTAEVMAFRENLLNWYDREKRNLPWRRLAEGEVDLDRRAYAVWVSEVMLQQTQVATVIDYYTRWMQKWPTLQDLASASLEEVNQLWAGLGYYSRGRRLQQGARKVVEELGGHVPHTAESLQRLLPGVGRYTAGAIASIAFGQATGVVDGNVIRVLCRVRAIGADSSSTLVSQHLWGLAQQLVDPARPGDFNQAAMELGALVCTPQHPRCSQCPVRSLCRAHQKVERGKLLASQSLPGSPDVEECASSTEQCQLCAHPTEPWDQTLGVTNFPRKASRRPPREERSAICVLEQPRAPGGPQILLVQRPSSGLLAGLWEFPSVTAEASGRCQREALLQELQSWAGPLPASHLQHLGQVVHTFSHIKLTYQVYGLALEGQTPVTIVPPGARWLTREEFHTAAVSTAMKKVFRVYEGQQPGICKGSKRSQVSTPSSRKKPSPGQQLLDSFFRPLIPTDSSNLNSMAQ
- the MUTYH gene encoding adenine DNA glycosylase isoform X4 — encoded protein: MLRQVGTARRGQISLAETQPEWSYLSAQPAKSKLLSLWRAIMKKPQAAVRSRLRKQASRQEGREKRVLSSSQVKPSTAAGLAKRQEEAAWQASVSSYHLFRDTAEVMAFRENLLNWYDREKRNLPWRRLAEGEVDLDRRAYAVWVSEVMLQQTQVATVIDYYTRWMQKWPTLQDLASASLEEVNQLWAGLGYYSRGRRLQQGARKVVEELGGHVPHTAESLQRLLPGVGRYTAGAIASIAFGQATGVVDGNVIRVLCRVRAIGADSSSTLVSQHLWGLAQQLVDPARPGDFNQAAMELGALVCTPQHPRCSQCPVRSLCRAHQKVERGKLLASQSLPGSPDVEECASSTEQCQLCAHPTEPWDQTLGVTNFPRKASRRPPREERSAICVLEQPRAPGGPQILLVQRPSSGLLAGLWEFPSVTAEASGRCQREALLQELQSWAGPLPASHLQHLGQVVHTFSHIKLTYQVYGLALEGQTPVTIVPPGARWLTREEFHTAAVSTAMKKVFRVYEGQQPGICKGSKRSQVSTPSSRKKPSPGQQLLDSFFRPLIPTDSSNLNSMAQ
- the MUTYH gene encoding adenine DNA glycosylase isoform X6; this encodes MAFRENLLNWYDREKRNLPWRRLAEGEVDLDRRAYAVWVSEVMLQQTQVATVIDYYTRWMQKWPTLQDLASASLEEVNQLWAGLGYYSRGRRLQQGARKVVEELGGHVPHTAESLQRLLPGVGRYTAGAIASIAFGQATGVVDGNVIRVLCRVRAIGADSSSTLVSQHLWGLAQQLVDPARPGDFNQAAMELGALVCTPQHPRCSQCPVRSLCRAHQKVERGKLLASQSLPGSPDVEECASSTEQCQLCAHPTEPWDQTLGVTNFPRKASRRPPREERSAICVLEQPRAPGGPQILLVQRPSSGLLAGLWEFPSVTAEASGRCQREALLQELQSWAGPLPASHLQHLGQACFSPLTLLQVVHTFSHIKLTYQVYGLALEGQTPVTIVPPGARWLTREEFHTAAVSTAMKKVFRVYEGQQPGICKGSKRSQVSTPSSRKKPSPGQQLLDSFFRPLIPTDSSNLNSMAQ
- the MUTYH gene encoding adenine DNA glycosylase isoform X1 — protein: MLRQVGTARRGQISLAETQPEWSYLSAQPAKSKLLSLWRAIMKKPQAAVRSRLRKQASRQEGREKRVLSSSQVKPSTAAAGLAKRQEEAAWQASVSSYHLFRDTAEVMAFRENLLNWYDREKRNLPWRRLAEGEVDLDRRAYAVWVSEVMLQQTQVATVIDYYTRWMQKWPTLQDLASASLEEVNQLWAGLGYYSRGRRLQQGARKVVEELGGHVPHTAESLQRLLPGVGRYTAGAIASIAFGQATGVVDGNVIRVLCRVRAIGADSSSTLVSQHLWGLAQQLVDPARPGDFNQAAMELGALVCTPQHPRCSQCPVRSLCRAHQKVERGKLLASQSLPGSPDVEECASSTEQCQLCAHPTEPWDQTLGVTNFPRKASRRPPREERSAICVLEQPRAPGGPQILLVQRPSSGLLAGLWEFPSVTAEASGRCQREALLQELQSWAGPLPASHLQHLGQACFSPLTLLQVVHTFSHIKLTYQVYGLALEGQTPVTIVPPGARWLTREEFHTAAVSTAMKKVFRVYEGQQPGICKGSKRSQVSTPSSRKKPSPGQQLLDSFFRPLIPTDSSNLNSMAQ
- the MUTYH gene encoding adenine DNA glycosylase isoform X5; the protein is MKKPQAAVRSRLRKQASRQEGREKRVLSSSQVKPSTAAAGLAKRQEEAAWQASVSSYHLFRDTAEVMAFRENLLNWYDREKRNLPWRRLAEGEVDLDRRAYAVWVSEVMLQQTQVATVIDYYTRWMQKWPTLQDLASASLEEVNQLWAGLGYYSRGRRLQQGARKVVEELGGHVPHTAESLQRLLPGVGRYTAGAIASIAFGQATGVVDGNVIRVLCRVRAIGADSSSTLVSQHLWGLAQQLVDPARPGDFNQAAMELGALVCTPQHPRCSQCPVRSLCRAHQKVERGKLLASQSLPGSPDVEECASSTEQCQLCAHPTEPWDQTLGVTNFPRKASRRPPREERSAICVLEQPRAPGGPQILLVQRPSSGLLAGLWEFPSVTAEASGRCQREALLQELQSWAGPLPASHLQHLGQACFSPLTLLQVVHTFSHIKLTYQVYGLALEGQTPVTIVPPGARWLTREEFHTAAVSTAMKKVFRVYEGQQPGICKGSKRSQVSTPSSRKKPSPGQQLLDSFFRPLIPTDSSNLNSMAQ